The nucleotide window acaaactatacttattttattcaaaCGAAACAAactatacatatatttttcaatggcgccaataataaaacaaatataatataaatttttatcttttttatgacactaaaaatatatttttatatataaatttgattatgggtataattgaaagtgaaaatttCAGCccaatatttatatatagtatagataaataAATGGCTTAttttccctataaaaaaaaacttatttaagcccctcaaataaaattaagactttttttttatcaagagattaagacttattttatttacttgtcaaaaaaaagacttattttattttactttacaactttttttttaaaaagaaattatgtttATTTTCGTACATTTTTTTAGGAGATTTATGTGCATTTAATAACACATACTTACGTGACACATTTTAATTAGACAATGATATATAGGTACACAAGTGCTATAAGACAACTTACTTAAAGCCTAACAAAACGGATCGGTGCTgtagatatatatatacacatgcacagtgacaatatatatatatatatattgtgctATTCCTCATTGTGACATAGTTTCTTTTTCCGATTTCACTTTTTATTCGATCCATTTGGTTAGTTCAAACACTAGTTTtcatctctctcttttttccttttaatttttgtgtttgtgattatgcttttttgttgttgtgattttatagggatttctgtttttcttttcctgTAATATTGATGCagtttttctctttgtttttgttaagtatGTCTCATGCAGTTTTTCCTTTCTACTCTTTATGTTTGGAGCTTCACAACCTTGTGTTAGCTATCCATTTATGTGTGTGATATTTTAGGGTTTTCTGGTTTTCATTAATGTGGTAATGTtgatgtagatttttttttccttcttaaagtattgtttttttcttcatagttTTGTTTTGCAAAGTAGTCAACTGATAGAAACTCACTTGTTAATTATGATGAATAAGTGACGTCTGACCCCTATATCCATATCAATTAAGTTAAGTTCTCGAGGACTTTGTTTCATAGTTTTATCCTTGAGGTTGAATTGGTTACTTTAAACTGAGTATTATACTAttatattttatgttgatgTCAAGATTtctttcattaatattttgtgTTGTGAATCATATGTTATGCGGATTGAGCCTAACTCTacctcaaaatcaaaatcatgcCTCAAAGGGGAGGATTTCTCAATCATATATAAACCCTCACACCAAATTCATGACTCCATATGTGGGACTCCAATTTGGGTTCATAAAAGCTTCCTTGCACATGAAAATCGGTTACACGTTATGTTGACGATTTCTCAACCCTTGTGCCTATTTATCGGTATTTTAGTAGCATTGCATGTTTAAGTCTTTAGTATAGTTGGTAGatgtttttttagttatttcTTGACATTAGGGCTTTCACATCACTATTTCATGCTTTTGGGGTTTTGCATTTTCCATATGTTATATGTGTTTGGGTTTTTTATGTGTGGTGATTTAAAGTTTGTTCCTGTGATTTATTCAGGATATGAGATCACAAAGCGAAGATCCTTTTCCCCCACCACCTCCCACTGTTCCTCGAAATGTTAAACCAGTAATTATTGAACAAGAGCATGTAAAGAAGAAGCTTCTATCTAAAGTTCCGATGGCTAGACGTGGCCTAGGAACAACGGGAAATAAACTGTCTTTGTTAACAAATCACTTTAAAGTGAATGCCGCTAACACCGATGGGTTTTTCTTTCAGTACAATGTATGCATCGTATTTCAAAATTCAGTTGATTTGTTACTAATATATGTGTATAAGTTTTCGCTAAGTGTTGGCTCATGCCATGAATTGGTGCAGGTTGCTATATTTTATGAAGATGGATGCCCGGTTGAAGCGAGCGGTGCTGGTAGGAAGATACTTGATAAAGTTAAAAAAACTTATGATTCTGAGCTTAGAGGAAAAGACTTTGCTTACGACGGGGAGAAGACTCTATTTACAATGGGCTCTCTAGCTCAGAACAAGCTTGAGTTTACTGTTGTTCTTGAAGATGTAACGTCTAGCAGGTTGAAATGTGTGAATACTGGTTTTTGAAATTGGTATTTTACATCTTTATTAGTGTTTctgatatttaaatttttcatttatagaAACAATGGAAATTGTAGCCCTGAAGGGATCAGAAGTTCTAATGACATTGATAGTAAGAGGATCCGAAGACCCTTCCGATCAAAGTCATATAAAGTTGAAATCAACTATGCATCAAAAATTCCTCTGCAGGCCATTGACAGAGCCTTTAAGGGTCAAGAAACCGAGAATTATCAAGAAGCCCTAAGGGTTCTTGATACTATCTTGAGACAACATGCTGCCAAACAGTGCGTGTTTTCATTAATATATGTAATTTTAACTTAATATCGAACAACAACATTAATAATATCTTTTTAATATCCATCGCAGAGGATGTTTGCTTGTGCGCCAAAGTTTCTTCCATAACGATCCCAGGAGTTTCAAGAATGTAGGTGGTGGAGTACTTGGATGCAGAGGGTTGCATTCGAGCTTTAGAACCACACAAAGTGGACTGTGTTTGAATATAGGTTAAATCTTGATGCCTTTGTCGCTATCTTCTCGTCTGAATAATAATTTTTCGCActtccttaatttttttcaatttgtttagatgtgtcaacaacaatgaTTGTTCAACCGGGGCCTGTAGTTGACTTCTTGATTGCAAATCAAAATGTGAAAGATCCTTTCAACCTTGATTGGattaaggtaaaaaaaaaatttgaagacttgtttgttttgttatttgttcTTTTACCATTTGCCGTACTTAATTGttctttaactaaaataaaacctaattATGATACTTTGTCTATTTTATTGTGTAGGCCAAAAGGACTCTTAAAAACTTGAGAATCACGACTATGCCGTCCAACCAAGAGTTCAAAATCACTGGGCTGAGTGAAAGGCCATGCAAAGACCAGCTGTGATTTTTCTATCCAATAATATATTGATTCTTGTTGATATGATATTTCTTAATCTTCTTAATTTCGGCATTATTACTTGAAGTTGCAGCCTACGTGATGATTGTTGTTATTAATGAAGATGTCGGAATTGTAGGTTTACGTTGAAGAAGAGAGGTGCTGCTCCTGGAGAAGATGATTCAGAGGAGATCACAATTTATGAATATTTCGTTAACCGGCGAAAAATTCCTCTTAAGTATTCTGCTCGTCTTCCATGTATTAATGTCGGGAAGCCAAAACGACCTACGTATTTCCCAATTGAGGTAGATTAGCTGCTTTATTTTAGTTTAGTATTAACTTCAGAATGTGTATTAGCTTAAACGTTTTCCAATCTCGCCTAGGTTCTTTCAATTCATATCAATGAAAGAATTAACAAATTCTtagttcttttttctttttaaaactctaatgatgtacagaTTTATCTTCAATGATCATTAACTATTTTCTTCCACATGTGTTTTACTTAGCTTTGTTCATTGGTATCCCTACAACGATACACCAAAGCCCTCTCTGCACATCAAAGAGCCTCCCTTGTGGAACAGTCGAGGCAGAATCCTCTAGAACGGATGAAGGTCTTGTCAGATGTAAGTCATTTGATATGTATCGAGTAATGAATTGTCATATAAATGTTACTTTACTAAATGTTATTTTCTGATTCACAGGCGTTGCAAACAAGCAACTACGGCTCTGAGCCCATGCTACGTACCTGTGGCATTACAATAAAACCGCATCTTACACAAGTTGATGGGAGGGTTTTGCAGGCTCCAAGGGTATTTATGTTCTACAATTTTTGTCATGAAAATGCTTATTTGTTTTTGGTCGAATATATTGAATTCTACAGTGTGATATAAAAGATATGctatatttattttcagttgACGTTCGGCAATGGGGAATATTTCAATCCCAAAGATGGTAGATGGAACTTCAATAATAAGGTATTCATTTCAAATATGAGAAACACttctacttattttttttaatggtttttattcaaaaacatttttcttatttaatgaTTTAATATTGTTTCCAGAAAATTGCGCAACCGGTTACAATAGCAAACTGGGCTGTGGTGGACTTTTCTAATTACCGTGATGTGCGAGGACTTGTGAGGGATTTGATAAAATGTGGAAGAATGAAAGGAATTGTAAGTTCTGTTACAGCATATTTAATAACACGTAGGAAAACTGGATAACTTTAGTATTAATCGTTTGCTTTTGGCAGCATATCGAACCACCTTGTcatgaatttgaagaaaatcgccAATTTAGCCGCGCACCACCAATGGTTAGAGTTGAGAAGATGTTTCAGGAAATGCAGTCAAAAATGAAAGATCCTCCTAAGTTTATCCTTTGCCTGCTTCCTCAGAAGAACTGTGATCTTTACGGTTAGTTCCtttatatatttcaatgttCTATTTACCTTTTTCTAATGCATCTAGTAAATGCccttaataaaaatttattggaAATTTGGAGGTCCGTGGAAGAAAAAGAATCTTGCGGAGGAAGGAATCATTACTCAGTGCATAGTCCCTAGCAAGGTTAACGACCAATATCTAACCAATGTTTTGCTGAAGATCAATGCTAAGGTATATTAATTCTTTCTTtggtttcttttgattttgttgttattattattattggaaCCCGTTAACTGTCATTTCCTTTCGTACTCCGACTGATGGTTTTATACTATTGTAGCTTGATGGGATAAATTCTTTTTTAGGCATTGAACACGCTCGTTCTATGCCTATTGTTTCTAGAGAACCGACTCTCATTTTGGGCATGGATGTTTCTCATGGTTCACCTGGGCAATCTGAAATTCCTTCAATTGCTGCGGTAATAAAAGTTCTTCTTGTGTGTGCTCATAAAAATATATCTCAAGTTTTTTATGGGTTCGGTCTAAATTTAACGACCGTGTGAATGTATAATATATAGGTCGTGAGCTCGAGGCAATGGCCACTGATATCTAAATATAGGGCATGTGTTCGAACTCAAGGTTCAAAGGTTGAGATGATCGACAATTTGTTCAAGCCAATGCCTAATAACGAAGATGCAGGAATTATAaggtttatatatattttttattcccAAGTTTTACCTTGAAATTAATTCAAGACGAATTTCTACTCATATCTTTTTTGCTCATCGATAAGGTCTAATATTCAAAGATAGATTGCAAGCAagaatcttaatttttttcaatgtaTAGCACACTCTTCTTCTCATGAAGTCTGCATTATCATAAGATCATGGAACTATCATGTTCTTAAGTCTTTCTTGATTTTTGTTGGGCGGCGGTTTTGAACCCTGgtccttgcatatattatgtatcgtccctaccaactgagctaagctcatgaggACTAAGTCTTTCTTGATTATTAATGTGAATGAGCACCTGAAGTTGATAGCTAATTTATTTTGGGAATTGGTTTTATGATATCCAGGGAACTTTTGGTTGATTTCTATAATAGTTCTGGGCAAAGAAAACCAGccaatatcatcattttcaggTTAATTTACTTTCCCAATTTTCtatcattcattttcttctacCTGTTGCAATCATTTTTATGATACTTTACTATTTTCATACCAATATAATTAATGTTATTATAGTTGGTTTATTGCTACTAGTGTGGTTTTGATGGTCTGAACTGTGTTTCTCTTTGCTGATGAATGTAGGGATGGTGTTAGTGAGTCTCAGTTCAACCAAGTTTTGAACGTCGAACTCGGCCAAATCATCGAGGTTCTTAACTTCATCAAATTTGCATTAAATATACGATTTGTTTTATAtcgttgatatttttttttgtggtcggggtttgaaccccagaccttgtatatattatgcattgtccctaccaactgagctaacaAATCGTAAAGAATTATATTTACGTTGCAAATTTATTCTAGCTTACTCTAGAAGCTACTTAGCATAGCATATTATGTAGCATATTACGTTGCAAATTTTTAtgtctcttttttttctcttattcaaaacatatatgaattgatcttaatctttcaaattttaggCTTGTAAATTTCTTGATGAAGACTGGAACCCCAAGTTTTTGTTGATTGTTGCCCAGAAGAGACATCACACAAAATTCTTCCAACCTGAAAATCGAAACAATGTGCCACCTGGTAAGCAACTTGTTCTTATGTTTTTCATAGTtccattattttatatataataatgttgGTTTCATAGCTAACCTCTTTTTGGTTTTGCAGGAACTGTTGTGGACAACAAAATTTGTCATCCTAGGAATTATGATTTCTATATGTGTTCTCATGCAGGAAGAATTGTGAGTATCTTCTACTCTTTTTTCCGATGATGATCATTTCAGTTGAGCTTTATTTTTGAAGTTACATGATTGTTGCTTCTTTTCTGCGATCAAATGTGTATTATATGTTCTTTTAGATGCCTTGACATTTTTTCTTATATGCCATGTGCGTATTCATGTCTCGTATTTTCGTGCTTGATTCATTCAGTTGTTACTTCTCTGTCTAGTATGAAATTGTTCCGAGTTCAGTATACATATTCTCATTGAAAAATTTAGAATTATAACTCCACGAAATCTTCTAGGTAACCCTAACACAATGATTACCTAGAAGACTTCGCATTTCAATCTTTGTTAACCATTATGTTATGGTTATTTGTGCGAGTTACATAATGTGAATGTATAACCTCTTAACCCTTTTTGCTTGCATTATATATATCATGAAATTCTATAGCAAACTTTGTATAACTTATCTTACTTATCAATCAAAATATGTTGCTAGGGTACAACCAGGCCAACACATTATCATGTTCTTTTGGATGAGATTGGTTTTTCTCCAGATGAATTGCAAGAGTTTGTGCACTCTCTATCTTATGTGTAAGTGTACATTTGGATTTGATTGCTTTGCAATTATGTTTCTATATATCATTCTTATATTCAATGAAATCGATTGAAGTAAATAATTGTagtttcttataaaaatatttgttgtatGACAACAGCTATCAGCGAAGCACCACCGCCGTCTCTGTCGGTAAGTTCTATCTAAGTATAAATATTTGTTCGTTCAATTAtctttttggtcccttaacttaatttcaatgTTCAAATTGGTCTCATAACTTTATAAATTGTCACTTTGATAGTTTAACTTTACTTATTTAAGTCATATTGGTCCTTTTTCTAAAATACATATAAACGGCGTTAGTGAAAGTTTATGCGACACCTCATATGACCTTCACGATTAATTAGTAGTTGAAATGCATAACGAAAACCACATTTTTCTCCAAACCCTAGGGTTTCAAAAGGgtttaaaatacaattatttttcatatttgcTTCACATTTATGCATCTAAATTTAATACATCCTCGATTCAAAATGTTTCTTTACCATGTCAACTCCATGTTAGAGCCACATATGTACGATTTAAACATAAAAGACCAATTTAAGCTAAAAACGTTAAGTTAAAGTACgacagtgattttttttttttttccgttatGCGACCAACTTGAACCTTAAAATtaaggtgattttttttttaagttatgcGACCAACTTGAAgcttaaaattaagttaagtgacaaaaaataattaaacctaTAAACAAGTTCTAATTAGTAAAAACTTCTATGCAGTTGCTCCAATATGCTACGCACACTTGGCTGCTTCTCAAGTTGCACAGTTCATGAAGTTTGAGGATATGTCTGAAACTTCTAGCAGAAGAGAAGGTGATAGCAATGCCTCCCTCGTCCCACAGTTACCAAAGTTAGATCGGAGAGTATGCAACtctatgttttttgtttgagtTGATGAAATTATGATCCCATCAAACTTATTTAATGTTAGTGGCTAACTTTCAAAACTTATTTTAGATGAATGTTACTCCCTCTGCCTTCTATAAATTTATAGGATTTTATCATTTCGATTATGCACAAAATTTTGTAACTATAGTTTTTTTACTAACAagacaaatgttaatatttagtaaaaatatatgttagtaTATAAGATGTTCACTTTGTTTCAATGAATATTAGTtaatatttggtaaaaaaaatatatgttagtaTATACGATGTTTAATATGTttcaatgaatattattattaacaaaCAAACTTTCCCTGCACAAGGAGTGTTAGATAGAAGCAAAGAGAAAAGTGTTGTTACATCATAAGAAGggaaaaaaacctaaaaacaaTGCTAGGAAAAAATTACAAGCGTAATAAAGGATTGAACCACTACTTGTGGTAACTAAAATCAAAGTTGACGAATTTTGCCTTAAGTCATCAATAAGAATGTGCCTTAATTTTCTCAAGCAGGTGGTCGATATCAGGAgaatattttctcttattttctcttaGTGAGACTTGGGAAATAAGCATGACGTAGATCAGCTTAAGTAACAAAACGGTTCAGCATGGGTATGGAAATATGACACGTGGACCTGAAGGAACTGAAAAAATAGAAGAAGCGGTCGGAGTGGATAAACACGAAAAACACACGAattattgtttgattttttagagGTATATTAAAATTGTTATGGACCACTCACACGGCTATACGTGTACAATAATATGCCGCCTTAAGGCTGCACACTCAAAGGAGCACACCAACATGTCTGCACCGTGCAATACCATAGCACGCCTCATTGTTGGGATCACGCAACACGTGTCCTTCCCCGCTCCTAATCATACGCCGCATAACTCGAAGACGGTTATGCCATGAGCACGCCTATATAAGTGTGAACTTGCTTCACCCTCCAAGGACACAACACTTTTCACATCACTTCTTACACTTTCTCTCTCAAGTCCcatactgacttgagcgttggaGTGTTAACGTGAAGATGCATCGCCGCCGCATCAGAATCAGTTACCGATCATCGAAGCACTCTACAATCGTTGCGACTCGACCGTTTCTATTGTACATGAATTAAAAGATGTGATACTCACATTGAGGGGGAGATGACGGCGCGCGCACGATCATAGTAAGTCTTCAAACCAAAAGGAACCAGGCGCCGCATGAAACAAAATGCATCAACACGATAAGGCGCCAGGAATTTACACTTACCAGTGCATGAAACAAAATGCATCGGGGCGTACAAAGCGAGCTGGGCGCCAGATGAAATAAAATGCATCAATGCGACCCAGACGAAACACCCGAGCAATCCTTCCCAATGTATCTTGAAATCAAAATGCATACAATCCAAAACGTAGCATGAAATAAAATGCGCAAACACAAAAGGAAAGGAGACGCTCGGGAGGTACAACATTTACTTGGGAAGATTTAATTCTAAATTGCAAATGCAGTAGGTAGATTGAGTAGATATACACATAATCCTAATCAGGATCACTGGAAGGCACTTGCTAGAGTAATGAAATATTTAAGAGGTGCCGTGAATTATGGTATTGAGTATAGTGGATTCCCCACTGTGTTAGAAGGATGCACCGATTCTAACTAGATCTCTGATTCAGATGAGACAAAATCTACTAGCTAGTGGTTATGTATTTACACTTGTTGGAGGTGCGGTTGTGTGGAGTTCATCCAAACAATCCATAATTGCTAGATCAACTATGGAATCAGAGTTCATAGCTCTAGAATTGGCTGGTACTGAGGCTGAGTGGTTAAGAAATCTCTTAGCTAATATTCCTTTAGGAATAAAACCAACTCCATCAGTGTCAATGCATTGTGATTGTAAATCGGCAATAGCCAATGCAAAGAACAAATCGTTCAATGGTAAGAATAGACATATTCAATTGAGACATAATGTGGTAAAACAACTGTTAAAAGAGGGAACAATATTGATCGATTATGTGAGGTCAGAAGTGAACTTAGCTGACCCTTTTAAAAAACCCTTGGGGAGGAAAATAATTTGTGACACATCAAGGGGAATGGGACTTAAAGCCACTCGAAATTAATAAGTGATAGGAACCCAACCTCTCTGATTAGAGATCCCATTAATAATGTTCATATGGGTAAAAACAAGTCACTTATTAGTTCTGCTAGCACTATActataaattagttaattaatttttaattttttcccttccctATGGTGTGAGTGAGAAGTGCTATACACTATTATTGAGCAGATAAGCATTTGTACCTTTTAATGAGTTTCATATCTCTTATAAGTGGTGTATGATTTGCAGCATACACTTGATGAAATCACCTATGTGAGTGTCAAGTGGGGCCGCTTGTATGAGATCTTGGCAAAATCTCTAGAGCACTCATGAAATAATAAGGCACGCGCACGGCCTATTAGTGCACCACCGCGTTAATGACAAGAATTGTGGGGGTGTGATGCGAGTGGTAGACCGCTAACATACATAAGTGTCTTTGGTTCATATAGTTTGCTACACCAATTTCACTGTGTGTTAAGTACTATCATTCTAGCACTGGTTCATATATCTTGCTACACACCAGTTTGATGCATTACATCCAAGATGTAAACCCAAAAAGTGTTTTCTAAACTAATTTTTGaacttttgaaatatgtggaggattgttgtatttttatactatttgttatatttcaaaagttataattttCATACTTTGTTTCATATTGATATGACCACAGATTAATTATGTCTTGCTTGGTCAATGAGTGAGTTAATTGCAAACGTCTATATGCCTATATTATTCCATTCCATCAGTTTTGTAAAatggttttaatttttaacttagTTGTATTAATGGGCAACGTCTCCTTTTGGCATATATAGAAAAGCTCTTAACTATTCTTGGCTGATCAGTattgaaacaaaacaattagAATTCTCCCTCACGTGTTTTCCATAGCAAAAAATATTCTCACTTTCATGCTTTtagacatatacatacataaccaatacaaaatcaattttcatcaaGCTAATGCACATCTTGGGTTTCATCTTCCTGATTAAATTATATTCTTGCTAGTTCTGTATCCTTGATTACTATCAAGAAGAGTATGTTAAATCATGGTGGGTTAGCGTATTATACGTGGAAAATCTTTGAGGACAGCGCGATCAGCGCGTCTCAGACTTTCTCCCCAATCTTGTTTTGCAGGTATTTGTAGCAGCATTTTCAATATCTACAACGTTTTGATAGTGCAAAAATCTGCTGAAATTGTTGAGCATCATacacttataattttttatacacTTTCATATCCTAGAAATTCTAAATTCTTAAGAGtctgattttgatttgtattgtgaacaccactgatagTATATCAAGTGTTCGAACCAAACATCTttatgtgtaattttgtttgtttagaagtctcttgcttttgtgcttaAGCATAGGAAATCtattgcttgtgtgcttgaataTTTGAAGTCTCTTTCTTGTGtgattgagcatttgtaatcagatattgattttagtgaactctccttggaagtgcaagggagGAATGACTACTTCCGGATTGTGGAAGGAACATGTATAATTGTTTGTGTCTTTCtattctcctctctctctctctctctctctctctctctctatatatatatatatatatatatatatatatatatatatatatatatatatactttatcCGTTGCATTAGACTTTGAACATTGCTTCAAGATCTGAACTCTATCAGACTCTGAACTCTGGACAtagtttaaaaagaagaaaaaactaacataattcAACCTTCACCAGCGACCACTCGTCGCCCTCGTCAATCTTGGGTGTTACATGAGGCACTGCCTCTGGTGGGAATTTTGCAGTTTTCGTCCTAATTTTGATCGTTCTTCCGTCTTGCAATGCCTTCGAACCTGAAATGAATTTTTCATcttgtattgtcttcaaaaacATTCCATGAACCATTGATCTTCAATTTTCATATCTCTGGTTCTTCATTTGATGTCTTGTTTAGCTGGtttacatgatttctcactTAAAAGACTCAAAACCCCTATATAATTGCATGATTTAGAATAAAAGTGAGGTACAACGACTCGAATGAATAAGATATAAATTGTTCCTCAAACCATTGACAACTCCTCTAAATTACATATTATTTGCcttcaaatgcaaagaaaataactaaaaacatagCCTAATATATCATATGGTGCTCTATCACCATTTCGAATCATGACCTGAACCAATAATGGGATCTAACTGTTGAGAATTTCGTTCAACATGTCCTTATTAGACAAGGAAAGAGGTTTACGTCTTGTTTTGTTGGTGACGATCATGGTGCTTCAATCCGTCGACATCACCATTTCTCTTAGCTTTCGTTTGAGGGTTTAGGAGTAAAGAACGATAGAGACACTCTCTCCATTTGACACTCattcttttattggatgaaactaTTATATGATCCACCACTTTGAATGAAACATAGTTTTAAAGTGTAAAACTtatttaaactaataaaaaattgagtgtTAAAAACATAATACTGCTCACAATACTCTCGTTGGAGGTAGAGTGTCAGATTTTATacggttaatggtgttttaccccctgtaatataggtcatttcgaTTTTCTccctgtaaaataatttttttattaaccccctgtaaaatatatttttttggaataccccctaataagtaataaaaaaacgaaaaaattctgcaaaaaaaaaaaaaaaatttacaaggaaaAACaggggtgcgtttgatttgctaaaaaatgaaggacaggacatgacaacttcagttgtccagtgtttgatttgtaaaattgttttaccCCCcttaatataggtcatttcgaTTTTCTccctgtaaaataatttttttattaaccccttgtaaaatattttttttttggaatacaccctaataagtaataaaaaaaacgaaaaaattatgcaaaaaaaataaaaaattttacaaggaatAACAGGGGTGCGTTTGATTcgttaaaaaatgaaggacaggacatgacaacttcagttgtccagtgtttgatttgtaaaactgtttcaggtacaggacaaactagatgtaagggacaggacaaaaactcatatttttgtccctcaccaaaccacagtacaactttttgtcccacttacaagttgtctaaaataccaaaatagcattccGTCCCctaaaaatcgtataaaacataaaattattcaatgtcatACAAATTTGTCCTGTGCTGTTATgccttgtgttgtgttgttctaTCTTTTACTGTTATGTCCCGTACTTACTtctttgcaaaccaaacacacccgaaatgacctatattatatgataaaacACGTTTAACCCAGTTTTATATGGAGATTAAAAACctgttaaaaatgaaatttgatttattacaaacataaaaaatttattttaccaaaaaaaaaaatcatctcatagATTAACAATTTTAGGGTGAATTCGTCATTTCCCTCACTCATCCGAAAACcctaataataaataagtagaCTAACTCCCCTCCTTCAACTCAAACATCACACAAGAAAGCAGAAGAGTTCAGATCTTCGCCGCCGCCTACCTCCCTCTCCCTCCCATCTCCCCGCAAAATCAACAAACATGGTACATCTCCATTTTCTTCAACAATCTCATAATCTCTATCCTCCAATTCAAatccatttttttcaaattttttaatgtttttttggatttttgtttgaatttttgtgatgaatttTGC belongs to Medicago truncatula cultivar Jemalong A17 chromosome 6, MtrunA17r5.0-ANR, whole genome shotgun sequence and includes:
- the LOC25496286 gene encoding protein argonaute 4, whose amino-acid sequence is MRSQSEDPFPPPPPTVPRNVKPVIIEQEHVKKKLLSKVPMARRGLGTTGNKLSLLTNHFKVNAANTDGFFFQYNVAIFYEDGCPVEASGAGRKILDKVKKTYDSELRGKDFAYDGEKTLFTMGSLAQNKLEFTVVLEDVTSSRNNGNCSPEGIRSSNDIDSKRIRRPFRSKSYKVEINYASKIPLQAIDRAFKGQETENYQEALRVLDTILRQHAAKQGCLLVRQSFFHNDPRSFKNVGGGVLGCRGLHSSFRTTQSGLCLNIDVSTTMIVQPGPVVDFLIANQNVKDPFNLDWIKAKRTLKNLRITTMPSNQEFKITGLSERPCKDQLFTLKKRGAAPGEDDSEEITIYEYFVNRRKIPLKYSARLPCINVGKPKRPTYFPIELCSLVSLQRYTKALSAHQRASLVEQSRQNPLERMKVLSDALQTSNYGSEPMLRTCGITIKPHLTQVDGRVLQAPRLTFGNGEYFNPKDGRWNFNNKKIAQPVTIANWAVVDFSNYRDVRGLVRDLIKCGRMKGIHIEPPCHEFEENRQFSRAPPMVRVEKMFQEMQSKMKDPPKFILCLLPQKNCDLYGPWKKKNLAEEGIITQCIVPSKVNDQYLTNVLLKINAKLDGINSFLGIEHARSMPIVSREPTLILGMDVSHGSPGQSEIPSIAAVVSSRQWPLISKYRACVRTQGSKVEMIDNLFKPMPNNEDAGIIRELLVDFYNSSGQRKPANIIIFRDGVSESQFNQVLNVELGQIIEACKFLDEDWNPKFLLIVAQKRHHTKFFQPENRNNVPPGTVVDNKICHPRNYDFYMCSHAGRIGTTRPTHYHVLLDEIGFSPDELQEFVHSLSYVYQRSTTAVSVVAPICYAHLAASQVAQFMKFEDMSETSSRREGDSNASLVPQLPKLDRRVCNSMFFV